One segment of Ricinus communis isolate WT05 ecotype wild-type chromosome 8, ASM1957865v1, whole genome shotgun sequence DNA contains the following:
- the LOC8273042 gene encoding uncharacterized LOC8273042 (The RefSeq protein has 1 substitution compared to this genomic sequence) gives MDATTDHNTTSNYMNVPPNFLIVNPNKGRKRDIFKYLLKKDVKSGMSFLDSSEEGVKGGAAVDHRWILLVSIIIRRVLALIATPLKYFGFVVDFFLNLLSQNGGFSGILNNFLHGKLKIPMRGTEHFISTIGHLDGRIDLYRSTILAEKVDDSVANDANIRSELGNRYLMDLCIMASKLVYENEKVVKNVVDHHWKMHFLAFYNCWNENQKESNTQVLMLSDKPKDANLIVISFRGTEPFNAQDWSTDFDFSWYEIPKVGKIHIGFLEALGLGNRGDATTFQTYLQRKHTKGFLHLNGDHSEGTMIEWAKKSAYYAVLLKLKSLLKEHKHAKFVVTGHSLGGALAILFPSVLVIQEETEILQRLLNIYTFGQPRIGDAQLGKFMESYLNYPVTRYFRVVYCNDMVPRVPFDDKIFAFKHFGNCLYFDSRYFGRLMDEEPNRNYFGLRHIIPMRLNAIWEVLRSFIISHTHGADYQESWFCTFFRVMGLVLPGVAAHSPIDYVNSVRLGRERVAPLASLKSFARKL, from the exons ATGGATGCAACTACTGATCATAATACTACCAGTAACTATATGAACGTTCCTCCTAACTTCTTGATAGTGAACCCAAATAAAGGAAGGAAAAGAGACATATTCAAGTACCTGTTGAAGAAAGATGTGAAGAGTGGAATGAGTTTCCTGGACAGTTCAGAGGAAGGAGTTAAGGGTGGTGCAGCTGTTGATCATAGGTGGATTTTATTGGTTTCCATTATTATTCGCAGGGTTCTTGCCCTTATTGCAACGCCATTGAAGTACTTTGGTTTTGTCGTTGATTTCTTTCTCAACCTCCTTTCCCAGAATGGTGGATTCTCTGGCATACTCAACAATTTTCTCCATG GCAAACTGAAGATACCCATGAGAGGCACAGAACATTTTATAAGCACAATTGGGCACTTAGATGGGCGAATAGACTTATACCGAAGTACAATCTTGGCAGAGAAAGTAGATGATTCCGTTGCTAATGATGCGAACATAAGATCAGAATTGGGTAACCGATATCTGATGGACCTTTGTATTATGGCATCTAAGCTTGTTTATGAGAACGAGAAAGTTGTTAAAAACGTTGTCGACCATCACTGGAAG ATGCATTTTCTGGCCTTCTACAACTGCTGGAATG AAAACCAAAAGGAAAGCAATACCCAAGTGCTCATGTTATCTGACAAGCCTAAAGATGCCAATTTGATAGTGATCAGCTTTAGAGGAACAGAACCATTCAATGCACAGGACTGGAGTACTGATTTTGATTTCTCTTGGTATGAAATCCCAAAAGTTGGAAAGATCCATATCGGATTCTTAGAAGCTTTAGGTTTGGGGAATAGAGGTGATGCTACTACTTTCCAGACTTACCTTCAGAGGAAACATACAAAAGGTTTCCTCCATCTAAACGGGGATCATTCAGAAGGTACAATGATAGAGTGGGCAAAGAAGAGTGCTTACTATGCTGTACTGTTGAAGCTGAAGAGTTTACTGAAAGAGCACAAGCATGCAAAATTTGTGGTCACTGGACATAGCTTAGGTGGAGCGCTGGCTATACTGTTCCCATCCGTGCTAGTGATACAGGAGGAGACTGAGATACTGCAGAGGTTGTTAAATATATACACATTTGGGCAGCCAAGGATTGGCGATGTGCAGCTTGGGAAGTTCATGGAATCCTACCTGAATTATCCAGTTACTAGATATTTCAGGGTTGTTTATTGCAATGACATGGTGCCTAGAGTGCCTTTTGATGACAAGATCTTCGCTTTCAAGCATTTCGGAAATTGCCTTTACTTTGATAGCCGCTACTTTGGCCGA CTTATGGATGAGGAGCCGAACAGAAATTACTTTGGATTGAGACATATAATCCCAATGCGCCTGAATGCGATATGGGAGGTGTTGAGAAGTTTTATAATAAGCCATACACATGGAGCAGATTACCAGGAGAGTTGGTTCTGCACATTTTTCAGGGTCATGGGACTGGTGCTTCCTGGTGTTGCTGCTCATAGTCCTATTGATTATGTTAATTCAGTAAGGCTTGGAAGGGAAAGGGTAGCTCCATTGGCGTCATTGAAAAGCTTTGCTCGCAAATTATAA
- the LOC8263958 gene encoding uncharacterized LOC8263958, which yields MAASATTSNNIAPNFLVVDPKKGRKRDIFKYLVRKDVKSGMSFLDSSEEGVKGGAAVDHRWILLVSIIIRRVLALIDTPLKYLGYVIDFFLNLISQNSGFSGILNNFLHGNLKIPRRGTENFISTIGQLDGRIDLYRTTILSEKVDDSVATDVNNIKAELGNRYLMDLCIMAAKLVYENEKVAQNVVDRHWKMHFVAFYNCWNEYQKQNNTQVFICCDKPKDANLIVVSFRGTEPFNAQDWSTDFDFSWYEIPKVGKIHIGFLEALGLGNRSDATTFQTHLQRKHTGFFHLNGESEGNMTEWAKKSAYYAVALKLKSLLKEHRNAKFIVTGHSLGGALAILFPSILVIQEETEMLNRLLNIYTFGQPRIGDAQLGTFMESHLNYPVTRYFRVVYCNDMVPRVPFDDKIFAFKHFGTCLYYDSRYFGRFMDEEPNRNYFGLRHIIPMRVNALWELFRSFMITHAHGPDYQESWFCTLSRVAGLVLPGVAAHSPIDYVNSVRLGKERVAPMTSLKSFARKS from the exons ATGGCTGCTTCTGCTACTACTAGCAATAATATTGCTCCAAACTTCTTGGTTGTTGACCcaaaaaagggaagaaaaagaGACATATTCAAGTATTTGGTGAGGAAAGATGTGAAGAGTGGAATGAGTTTCTTGGATAGTTCAGAGGAAGGAGTTAAAGGTGGCGCAGCAGTTGATCATAGGTGGATTTTATTGGTTTCTATCATCATTCGAAGGGTTCTTGCGCTTATTGATACCCCATTAAAGTACCTTGGATATGTCATTGATTTCTTTCTCAACCTTATCTCCCAAAATAGTGGATTCTCTGGCATACTCAACAACTTTCTCCATg GAAACCTGAAGATACCGAGGAGAGGAACAGAGAATTTTATAAGCACGATTGGGCAATTGGATGGGCGAATAGACCTTTATAGAACTACAATATTATCGGAGAAAGTAGATGATTCTGTTGCTACTGATGTTAACAACATTAAAGCAGAACTGGGTAATCGATATCTCATGGATCTTTGTATCATGGCAGCCAAACTTGTCTATGAGAATGAGAAAGTTGCTCAAAATGTTGTTGATCGTCACTGGAAG ATGCATTTTGTGGCTTTCTACAACTGCTGGAATG AGTACCAAAAGCAAAACAACACCCAAGTGTTCATATGTTGTGACAAGCCAAAGGATGCAAATTTGATAGTGGTCAGCTTTAGAGGAACAGAACCATTTAATGCACAAGATTGGAGTACGGATTTTGATTTCTCGTGGTATGAAATCCCAAAAGTTGGAAAGATCCATATTGGATTCTTAGAAGCTTTAGGTCTGGGCAACAGAAGTGACGCTACCACTTTCCAAACTCACCTTCAGAGGAAACATACAGGTTTCTTCCATCTAAATGGTGAGTCTGAAGGCAATATGACGGAATGGGCAAAGAAGAGTGCATACTATGCTGTCGCGTTGAAGCTAAAGAGCTTACTGAAAGAACACAGGAATGCTAAATTTATAGTCACTGGACATAGTTTAGGTGGAGCACTTGCAATATTGTTCCCGTCAATACTGGTAATACAGGAGGAGACAGAGATGCTAAACAGGTTGCTGAACATATACACATTTGGGCAGCCAAGAATTGGAGATGCACAGCTTGGAACTTTCATGGAGTCCCACTTGAATTATCCAGTTACTAGATACTTCAGGGTTGTTTACTGCAACGATATGGTGCCTAGAGTGCCTTTCGATGACAAGATTTTCGCTTTCAAGCATTTCGGTACATGTCTTTACTATGATAGCCGCTACTTTGGCCGA TTTATGGATGAGGAGCCGAACAGAAATTATTTTGGACTGAGACACATAATTCCAATGCGGGTGAATGCATTATGGGAACTATTCAGAAGTTTTATGATAACCCATGCACATGGACCTGACTACCAGGAGAGTTGGTTCTGCACTCTTTCCAGGGTAGCAGGACTGGTGCTTCCTGGTGTTGCTGCTCATAGTCCTATAGATTATGTTAATTCAGTTAGGCTTGGAAAGGAGAGAGTAGCTCCAATGACATCCTTGAAAAGCTTCGCTCGCAAGTCATAA
- the LOC8273037 gene encoding uncharacterized LOC8273037, which yields MATSIRKSGDSAMNSDDGDHENGSEEVDENEGSRYLIVKPEKGGLKDLWRYMAWSDIGRGLRFLESSEDGVMNGEAADHRWVILVSIIFRKILHVFGKPMEYTGYIVDFFLNTLSENGGLFGLFWNFIQGKVVIPQRGTDTFISTIGHLDGRIDLYKAENLLEQIDDCNPVEENIKPKMGHRALMDLCIMASKLAYENAKVVQNVVVHHWKMHFVDFYDCWNDFQKENSTQVFIICDKPSDADLILISFRGTEPFDADDWSTDVDYSWYEVPKLGKVHMGFLEALGLGNRVNTVTFHHQLQQNNMNPNSANGIDSESADSISSNVDSDNEHSIWDQSSVSNVPNIPPDMVKKSAYYAVRKMLKSLLRKHKNAEFVATGHSLGGALAILFPTVLVLHEEMEMMQRLLGVYTFGQPRIGDMQLGKFMQAHLELPFPKYFRIVYCNDLVPRLPYDDKTFLYKHFGICLYYDSFYNEQKLDEEPDKNFFGLRYVIPLHLNAVWELIRSLMMGYIYGPEYREGWLSILFRVLGLALPGIADHCPTDYVNSVRLGRETSSP from the exons ATGGCTACTAGCATTAGAAAATCTGGAGACAGTGCCATGAATAGTGATGACGGTGATCATGAAAATGGGAGTGAAGAAGTTGATGAAAATGAAGGATCCAGGTACCTTATAGTGAAGCCAGAGAAGGGAGGATTGAAGGACTTGTGGAGGTACATGGCGTGGAGTGATATAGGGAGAGGATTGAGATTCTTGGAAAGCTCAGAGGATGGCGTAATGAATGGAGAAGCAGCTGATCACAGGTGGGTTATATTGGTTTCTATTATCTTTCGCAAAATTCTTCATGTTTTTGGCAAGCCAATGGAATATACTGGTTATATAGTTGATTTCTTCCTCAACACCCTCTCTGAAAATGGTGGCCTCTTTGGCCTATTCTGGAACTTTATCCAAG GAAAAGTAGTTATACCGCAGAGAGGCACAGACACTTTTATAAGCACAATTGGACACTTGGATGGGCGAATAGACCTGTACAAGGCTGAAAACTTGCTGGAACAAATAGATGATTGTAATCCTGTAGAAGAAAACATCAAACCGAAAATGGGGCATCGAGCTCTCATGGATCTTTGCATAATGGCTTCCAAGTTAGCATATGAGAATGCCAAAGTGGTTCAAAATGTTGTTGTGCATCACTGGAAG ATGCATTTTGTGGACTTCTATGACTGCTGGAATG ATTTCCAAAAGGAAAACTCCACCCAAGTGTTCATAATCTGTGACAAGCCCAGTGATGCAGATTTGATACTGATAAGCTTTAGGGGCACAGAGCCTTTTGATGCTGATGACTGGAGTACTGATGTTGATTATTCTTGGTATGAGGTCCCAAAATTGGGAAAAGTTCATATGGGATTCTTAGAAGCATTAGGTTTAGGCAATAGAGTCAACACAGTCACCTTCCATCATCAGCTTCAACAGAATAACATGAATCCCAACAGTGCAAATGGTATTGATTCAGAAAGTGCGGATTCAATATCCTCAAATGTTGATTCAGACAACGAACATAGCATCTGGGATCAATCTTCTGTCTCCAATGTGCCTAATATTCCACCTGATATGGTAAAGAAAAGTGCATACTATGCTGTGAGAAAGATGCTTAAGAGCTTACTAAGAAAGCACAAGAATGCAGAATTTGTAGCTACTGGACATAGCTTAGGCGGAGCACTTGCTATACTTTTCCCAACTGTCTTAGTGCTGCATGAGGAGATGGAGATGATGCAACGGTTACTTGGTGTATACACATTTGGGCAGCCAAGAATTGGAGATATGCAACTAGGAAAATTCATGCAAGCCCATTTGGAGCTCCCATTTCCTAAATACTTCAGGATAGTTTACTGCAATGACCTTGTTCCAAGGTTGCCTTATGACGATAAAACCTTCCTGTATAAGCATTTTGGAATTTGCCTTTACTATGACAGCTTCTACAATGAGCAG AAGCTGGACGAGGAGCCAGACAAGAATTTTTTTGGGTTGAGATATGTAATTCCACTGCACCTAAATGCTGTATGGGAGTTAATCAGAAGTCTGAtgatggggtatatttatgggCCAGAATACAGAGAGGGATGGCTGTCCATATTGTTCAGGGTATTGGGACTGGCACTTCCAGGTATTGCTGACCATTGTCCTACAGATTATGTCAACTCAGTAAGGCTTGGAAGAGAAACCTCTTCTCCCTGA
- the LOC8273037 gene encoding uncharacterized LOC8273037 isoform X1 has translation MEKQLITVDFFLNTLSENGGLFGLFWNFIQGKVVIPQRGTDTFISTIGHLDGRIDLYKAENLLEQIDDCNPVEENIKPKMGHRALMDLCIMASKLAYENAKVVQNVVVHHWKMHFVDFYDCWNDFQKENSTQVFIICDKPSDADLILISFRGTEPFDADDWSTDVDYSWYEVPKLGKVHMGFLEALGLGNRVNTVTFHHQLQQNNMNPNSANGIDSESADSISSNVDSDNEHSIWDQSSVSNVPNIPPDMVKKSAYYAVRKMLKSLLRKHKNAEFVATGHSLGGALAILFPTVLVLHEEMEMMQRLLGVYTFGQPRIGDMQLGKFMQAHLELPFPKYFRIVYCNDLVPRLPYDDKTFLYKHFGICLYYDSFYNEQKLDEEPDKNFFGLRYVIPLHLNAVWELIRSLMMGYIYGPEYREGWLSILFRVLGLALPGIADHCPTDYVNSVRLGRETSSP, from the exons ATGGAGAAGCAGCTGATCACAG TTGATTTCTTCCTCAACACCCTCTCTGAAAATGGTGGCCTCTTTGGCCTATTCTGGAACTTTATCCAAG GAAAAGTAGTTATACCGCAGAGAGGCACAGACACTTTTATAAGCACAATTGGACACTTGGATGGGCGAATAGACCTGTACAAGGCTGAAAACTTGCTGGAACAAATAGATGATTGTAATCCTGTAGAAGAAAACATCAAACCGAAAATGGGGCATCGAGCTCTCATGGATCTTTGCATAATGGCTTCCAAGTTAGCATATGAGAATGCCAAAGTGGTTCAAAATGTTGTTGTGCATCACTGGAAG ATGCATTTTGTGGACTTCTATGACTGCTGGAATG ATTTCCAAAAGGAAAACTCCACCCAAGTGTTCATAATCTGTGACAAGCCCAGTGATGCAGATTTGATACTGATAAGCTTTAGGGGCACAGAGCCTTTTGATGCTGATGACTGGAGTACTGATGTTGATTATTCTTGGTATGAGGTCCCAAAATTGGGAAAAGTTCATATGGGATTCTTAGAAGCATTAGGTTTAGGCAATAGAGTCAACACAGTCACCTTCCATCATCAGCTTCAACAGAATAACATGAATCCCAACAGTGCAAATGGTATTGATTCAGAAAGTGCGGATTCAATATCCTCAAATGTTGATTCAGACAACGAACATAGCATCTGGGATCAATCTTCTGTCTCCAATGTGCCTAATATTCCACCTGATATGGTAAAGAAAAGTGCATACTATGCTGTGAGAAAGATGCTTAAGAGCTTACTAAGAAAGCACAAGAATGCAGAATTTGTAGCTACTGGACATAGCTTAGGCGGAGCACTTGCTATACTTTTCCCAACTGTCTTAGTGCTGCATGAGGAGATGGAGATGATGCAACGGTTACTTGGTGTATACACATTTGGGCAGCCAAGAATTGGAGATATGCAACTAGGAAAATTCATGCAAGCCCATTTGGAGCTCCCATTTCCTAAATACTTCAGGATAGTTTACTGCAATGACCTTGTTCCAAGGTTGCCTTATGACGATAAAACCTTCCTGTATAAGCATTTTGGAATTTGCCTTTACTATGACAGCTTCTACAATGAGCAG AAGCTGGACGAGGAGCCAGACAAGAATTTTTTTGGGTTGAGATATGTAATTCCACTGCACCTAAATGCTGTATGGGAGTTAATCAGAAGTCTGAtgatggggtatatttatgggCCAGAATACAGAGAGGGATGGCTGTCCATATTGTTCAGGGTATTGGGACTGGCACTTCCAGGTATTGCTGACCATTGTCCTACAGATTATGTCAACTCAGTAAGGCTTGGAAGAGAAACCTCTTCTCCCTGA
- the LOC8273036 gene encoding protein STRUBBELIG-RECEPTOR FAMILY 6, which produces MEICRKGQLVIVTVIICILSCINGDTDPNDASALRTMYTSLNSPPQLTKWTSNGGDPCGESWKGVTCSGSRVTEIKLSGLSLSGSLGYQLNLLTALINLDLSNNNLAGNIPYGLPRNLTQVNLANNQFTGDIPYDFSSMTKLTYLNVAHNQLQNQLSDLFGKLSSLTTLDVSFNQLPGNLPWSFRNLSSMTSMYLQNNRFTGTIDVLADLPLKNLNVANNQFTGWIPQQLKEIHPQMDGNNWSSGPAPPPPPGTPPAPRNRGHKSGGNNSPSGSDGSSSKKSGIGAGGIAGIIISILVVGGIAAFFIAKRRSKRSSSDIEKLDNEPFAPLASNEVQEMKAIQPPTTVSTKTFDTSASINLRPPPIDRHKSFDEDDFSKKPVVVKKPVTAPLDVTTYSIADLQIATGSFSIDHLLGEGSFGRVYRAQFDGGKVLAVKKIDSSTLSSNMSDDFIEMISKISELHHPNVTELMGYCSEHGQHLLVYEFHKSGSLHDFLHLSDEDSKPLIWNTRVKIALGTARALEYLHEVCSPSIIHKNIKSANILLDTELNPHLSDSGLASFLPNAEQALNNNAGSGYGAPEVAMSGQYTLKSDVYSFGVVMLELLTGRKPFDSSRPRSEQSLVRWATPQLHDIDALSKMVDPALKGLYPVKSLSRFADVIALCVQPEPEFRPPMSEVVQALVRLVQRANMSKRTVGNDQGASRQVDNADAHDYM; this is translated from the exons ATGGAGATTTGCAGAAAGGGTCAGCTGGTAATAGTGACGGTGATAATATGCATTCTGAGTTGCATCAATGGTGACACAGATCCAAATGATG CCTCTGCTTTAAGAACCATGTATACCAGCTTAAATTCACCACCTCAGCTAACAAAATGGACATCAAATGGAGGTGATCCATGCGGAGAGTCATGGAAAGGTGTTACTTGCTCAGGCTCACGAGTTACGGAAAT TAAACTATCCGGCCTTTCACTTTCTGGATCATTGGGTTACCAGCTTAACCTTTTGACGGCATTAATAAATCT GGACTTGAGTAATAATAATCTTGCGGGCAACATACCTTATGGACTTCCTAGAAACTTGACACAAGT AAATCTTGctaataatcaatttactGGAGATATTCCTTATGACTTCTCTTCAATGACTAAGCTTACTTATTT AAATGTTGCTCACAATCAGCTCCAGAACCAATTGAGTGACTTGTTTGGAAAGCTTTCTTCTCTCACTACACT GGATGTTTCCTTCAACCAACTGCCAGGTAACCTTCCTTGGAGTTTTAGAAACCTCTCAAGCATGACCTCAAT GTATTTGCAAAATAACCGGTTCACAGGCACTATAGATGTCCTTGCAGATCTTCCTCTTAAAAATCT AAATGTTGCAAATAATCAGTTCACTGGCTGGATTCCGCAACAGTTAAAGGAAATTCATCCACA GATGGATGGTAACAATTGGAGCTCAGGGCCGGCACCCCCACCTCCACCCGGTACACCTCCAGCCCCCAGAAACCGAGGTCATAAGTCTGGAGGCAATAACAGCCCATCTGGCAGTGATGGTAGCAGCAGCAAAAAATCAGGAATTGGGGCTGGTGGCATAGCTGGGATAATCATATCTATTCTAGTGGTTGGGGGAATAGCAGCATTCTTCATTGCCAAGAGAAGATCCAAGAGGTCATCATCAGATATAGAAAAGCTTGATAATGAGCCATTTGCTCCTCTTGCATCAAATGAAGTACAAG AAATGAAGGCCATACAACCTCCCACCACAGTCAGTACAAAGACATTTGATACCTCAGCCTCTATAAATCTTAGACCTCCACCTATTGACCGCCATAAATCATTTGATGAGGATGATTTTTCAAAGAAGCCTGTTGTTGTTAAGAAGCCTGTTACAGCTCCTTTAGATGTGACAACATACTCAATAGCAGACCTGCAGATAGCTACTGGCAGCTTCAGTATTGACCATCTTCTTGGTGAGGGGTCTTTTGGACGTGTTTATCGAGCTCAGTTTGATGGTGGAAAG GTTCTTGCTGTGAAGAAAATAGATTCATCCACTCTTTCCAGCAACATGTCTGACGATTTTATAGAGATGATTTCAAAAATCTctgagttgcatcatccaaATGTGACAGAACTTATGGGTTATTGTTCAGAACATGGGCAGCACTTGCTGGTTTATGAGTTTCATAAAAGTGGGTCATTGCATGATTTCCTGCATCTGTCAGATGAAGACAGCAAGCCTTTGATATGGAATACTCGTGTCAAGATAGCTTTGGGGACTGCCCGTGCATTAGA GTACCTGCATGAAGTATGCTCTCCATCTATTATTCATAAGAATATCAAATCAGCAAACATACTACTGGATACAGAGCTCAATCCTCACCTTTCAGACTCTGGCTTGGCTAGCTTTCTTCCAAATGCAGAGCAG GCATTGAACAATAATGCAGGATCTGGATATGGTGCACCTGAGGTAGCCATGTCTGGTCAATATACTCTCAAGAGTGACGTTTACAGTTTTGGAGTAGTCATGTTAGAGCTTCTCACTGGCCGTAAACCATTTGACAG CTCAAGGCCAAGATCTGAGCAATCTTTGGTTCGATGGGCCACACCTCAACTCCACGACATCGATGCTCTATCTAAAATGGTTGACCCGGCTCTCAAGGGGCTCTACCCTGTCAAATCTCTCTCTCGGTTTGCTGATGTTATTGCTCTTTGTGTCCAG CCTGAGCCAGAGTTTCGACCACCGATGTCAGAAGTGGTTCAGGCATTGGTTCGATTAGTTCAGCGAGCTAACATGAGCAAGAGAACAGTTGGAAATGATCAGGGAGCTTCCCGGCAAGTTGACAATGCAGATGCACATGACTACATGTAA